The segment CTGCTGTTTTAAAGTAAACATGGCATCCGAAAAAACAGATATAAAAAAATATCTAAAAAAGTTTTTAGATAATCCCTATTTAGCAAAAGAAATTGGGCAAAGAGCTTCAAATTATGTACAAGAAAATTATAATGTCAATCAGACATTGGATGCGTATGTTAATATTTTAAAATGGAATTTTGATTTTACAGAATTAAGGTATTATGAAGAGCTTTTTAATAGTGTGACTGAAGATTTAATATCTCTAGGTATATCTTCTTCAGATGATATGGTAGATGAAATATCTAATTTGGTTGGAGAGATTATCTAGCTCAAATAATATATAAGTTGAAATTGATTTTTGTAGTTTATACTATATTTTACAATACAAAGTGGTGCAGCGGTCATTCTTGAAGACTGAAATGAAGAAGTTTCAATTGAAAGAGAGTCAAGTTTGACGAGAACTATGGTTAATTTGTTTGTGGATATAAGTATGGTACCTCCTTCTATAAATGTTGATATACCAATGATTCACATCATTTTGTGTGTCGAAAAAATTTTTTTGGCATGTACATCTATTGTTATTTTGTATTTCTTGATTTTCCTTACAACTATTCGTATGCTCCTTTAATTGATAACTTTATCATACCTGAGGTGTCCGATGTTATATGTGTTATTTGATTATAGGCTTAGAGATTATCTATTTTTTAGCAAATAAGTTATAAATAACAAATATGTTGGTAGTGTTAGGTGGGGAAATTATGAAATAAACCTTTTCTACCAGTTCGTCACCACAAGTTATGGTGAAGAATCGCAAATATAGGTATTTTGGTAAATATGAATGTATTTTAAATGAACAAGAAATTTATAGTATGCAAGTCACACCAGAAATTCAAACAGTGAGTTTTGAGATGGATTTGAAAGAAGGCAATAATTATCTTAAAATTGTTTCTTCTAGAGGAGAGATTCCTAGTAATGTAGATAGTAGTACTGATATGAGAGAGTTGAGTTTTTATATTTCTGCAATTACTATTGAGTAAAGTAGTAATTGCGGAAAATGAGGGGTGTTTTATGAAAATATATATAGATGGACAACCTCTAATAGGAAATAAAACAGGTATTGGATACTATACTCAAAATTTAGTAGAAAGTTACCTAAAAACAAACTTAGATGTAATAATCATTACAAATCAAATATTAAATAGAAAGCGTACAGATACTCTTGCAGAAAATGAGGTATCTCATATAAACAATAAATTATTCCCTTACAAGGTACTCAGAAAACTAATGCTTCCAACACTTTTCTATAAATACCCTATAGATGCAAATCTAAACAAAGAAGAACGTGGGAACGCAGTTTATCACGCCACTAATTTCATTACATTGCCTACTAAGTATGCAAAACAGGTTATCACAATCCATGATTTAGCCTTTATGAAGTTTCCAGAAGTTGTGGACGAGAGTATTTATAAGTATATGATGAAGTGGGTACCTTATTCTATTTCGAGAGCAGATCAAATTATTGCTGATTCGATTCATACGAAAAGAGATATATTAGCGTTTTTTGATATTCCAGAGGATAAAGTGAATGTTGTCTATTTAGCTGCGGATAATCGATTTCAAAAGCGAAGTATAGAAGATATTCACCTTGTGAAATCCAAATATAAGTTGCCTGAAAAATATATACTATATGTAGGGACATTAGAGCCGAAGAAGAATCTTGTCACATTGATTGAAGTTTATTATCAATTAAAAAAGCGCTATGCCATAGAAGAAAAATTAGTAATTGTTGGTGCTAAGGGTTGGAAATTTGACTCCATTTTCGAGAAGATTCAACAACTTGAGTTGCAAGATAATATATGTTTTACTGGGTATATTGATGATGAAGATGTACCAAGTATTTATTCTGGTGCAAGTATTTTTGCTTTCCCATCTACTTATGAAGGATTTGGTATACCATTACTAGAAGCGATGCAGTGTGAAGTGCCTGTTGTTGCGTCAAATGCTTCTTGTATACCTGAAGTGGTTGGGGAGGCAGGTTTATTATTTGATCCATATGATATAGATGGCTGGGTTGAAGGAATGCATAATATTTTAACCAAAGAAGCATTAAGAGCAGAATTAATTCATAAAGGGTTGCAACAAGCTAGTCAATTTTCGTGGGAGAAAACAGCAAAAGAAACATTAGCTGTTTATGAAAAAGCATTAAAGGGTGATTAAGAATGGTGAAAGAAAAGATATATATCAATGGTCGATTTTTATCACAGATTGTTACGGGTGTACAAAGATATGCAATTGAAGTATTGCAAGGGCTTGATCAATTGATAGAGTCAAATTTAATTGATCGTGATAAATATCAACTAATAGTTTTAATACCGAAAAATTCGAAAGCCACTTTGCCACTTCAGCATATTTCATTTCAAACTGTGGGCAAATTGAAGGGGCAGTTATGGGAGCAATTAGAGCTCCCTTTTTTTACGTTTGGCTCTGTGTTGATTAACCTTTGTAATACAGCCCCAATGCTGAAAAGAAATCAAATTGTCACAATACATGATGCATCCACCTCAGCAAATCGTGATAATTATTCGAAGAGCTTTGCATTATGGTATAATATACTGCATCAAGTTCTTTCCAAAAGAACAAAGAAAATTATTACCAATTCAAAGTTTTCCCAAAGTGAATTGTTGAAATATTACCCATTTCACCCAGAGGGTATGACTATTACATATCTTGGAGCGGACCATATTGTAAATGTGGAAGAGGATTCTTCAATTTTGGAACGATATAATTTAGCAGAGCGTTCTTATATATTAGCAGTCAGTAGCGTAAATCCAAATAAAAATTTTCAATCAGTCATCAATATTTTAGACCAGCTAACTGGAAATAAAAAAGTAGTGATTGTAGGGAATATGGATACGCCAATCTATAATAAAGTAAATTTAGAGTCAAAGGAAAATATTGTGTTAGTAGGGTATATTTCTGATGGGGAGCTTAAAACACTATATCAAAATGCAGAATGCTTTATTTTCCCGTCCTTTTATGAAGGGTTCGGATTGCCACCTTTAGAAGCAATGTATTGTGGTTGCCCTGTAGTTTCTTCTAATACAGCGGCCATGCCAGAAGTTTTAGGAGATGCTGCGCTATATTTTAATCCTTTTAATAGTCAAGAAATCGCTTTTCAAGTAAATAAATTAACTGAAAATGAACAATTAAGGAGTTTGTATATAGAAAAAGGTTATAAGAAATCAGTATCCTATACATGGCGCAATTGTTCATGGGAACTTTTTAAGGTAATAGAGGAGATAGTAAAAAATGAAAATAGCCATCGTGCATGATTGGTTGACTGGTATGGGGGGAGCGGAAAAAGTAATAATAGAGCTTCATAAAATGTTCCCTGATGCACCAATTTATACGTCTGTGGTGAATTACGATAATTTAGAGCCGATATTTAGAGAAATGGATATTCGAACAACGTTTATTCAGAAACTCCCATTTAGTAAAAAGAAGTATAATCGATATTTACCGCTTTTTCCATTAGCGTTTGAAGCGCTAGATTTACATGAATATGATGTTATTCTTAGTAGCACAACATCGATAGGAGTAAAAGGTGTTTTAAGAAATTCATCAAGCGTACATATATGTTACTGTAACACACCGCCAAGATATGCATGGGATTTCTACCATGAATATTTAAATTCAGCAGGTAGATTACAGAAGCTACTTATTCCATTTTTTATGCACTACTTAAGAATGTATGATCAACAATCCTCAATGAGAGTAGATTACTTTATAGCTAATTCAACAAACGTAAGCGATCGAATAAAAAGAATATATAATAGAAATTCTATAGTAATTCATCCACCTGTAAATACAGATTATTATCAGTTGAGTACTCAATCTGAAGAGTTCTATTTTATTGTAAGTAGACTTGTTTCGTATAAGAGAATTGATTTAGCTATTGAAGCATGTAATCAATTAAATAGAAAGTTAGTGATCATCGGCAATGGGGAAGAATTAAATAGGCTAGCTAAGCTTGCAGGTCCTACTGTTACTCTATTAGGGTATCAAGTAGATGAGATAATTAGAGATTATATGCAACGTTGTAAAGCTTTTATTTTCCCAGGGTATGAGGACTTTGGTATTACACCTGTAGAGGCGATGGCATGTGGGAAACCTGTTATTGCATTCGGTAAAGGGGGAGTTTTAGATACAGTATCACCTAATGAAACAGGTATTTTTTTTGAGCAGCAAACAGTTAATTCATTAGTAGATGCTATACTAAAATTTGAAAGTTTATCCTTTGATGAGAAGAAAATTCGAATGCATGCAGAGTTTTTCAGCAGGGAGAACTTTAAAAATAAAATAAAGACTTATGTTGACGAAAAGATTTCATTGAATTGACAATGGAGGTTTAAATAATGATAAGGGGAAGAGAATCACTCCTAACCAAATTATATATTATAACGGATTTACTAGTAATCCAAAGCGTGTTTTTTTTAACATGGGTTCTACGTTTTAACTTTCTAGGTGGTGTTGTTACTGAAAGGGTTTCGTTTGAAGATTATTTTATATGGAACTTGATCTTTTCTGTAGTATATGTGATAGTCGGTTTTTTTATGTCGTTATATATATCGAAGCGAAGAAAAAACTTTACTAGTGAAATGATAAAAATATTTCAAGTGAATTTCTTTAGTATGTTTATTATGTTGAGCTTACTATTTTTATTCAGAACTGTAGATATATCTAGGGTATTTTTGTTCATTTATTTCCTACTAAATGTGAGCTTTATAATCTCTTATCGTTTTGCTGTAAAAAAAGGATTATGGAGGATGCGAAGAAGTGGTTATAATAAGCAGTTTATTGTTGTGATTGGTGCAGGGGCATTAGGTAAAAAATTTGCTAAAACTGTGATGGAGCGCCAAGAGTATGGATTTGAAATATTGGGTTATTTAGATGATCGTAAAAAATCTATGAATGAAAAGGATGTGGCATCTCGACCTATATTAGGAAAAATTGAGCAACTAGAAGAAATTATTAATGATAAACTAGTAGATGAAGTAGTCATTGCTTTGCCATTAACAGTTTATAATAAGTATGGTAAAATCATTGCGATATGTGAGAAAACTGGGGTACGTGTTTCGATTATTCCAGATTTTTATGATATTTTACCAGCAAATCCGAACTTCGAAAAATTTGGTGATTTTCCAATTGTAAATGTTCGTGATGTTCCCCTAGATGATTATGTAAACAGGTATTTAAAAAGATTATTTGATATAGTCTTTGCCTTAACAGCTATCATCGTTACTTCACCACTACTGTTATTTATTGCAATAGGGGTAAAACTTACTTCTAAAGGTCCAATATTATTTAGGCAAGAAAGAGTGGGCTTAAATAGAAGGACTTTTAATATGTATAAGTTTAGGTCTATGAGGCATGTATCAGAAGATATTTCAAATACACAGTGGACAGTAGAAAATGACCCTAGAAGAACCAAGTTTGGAACATTTATTAGGAAAACAAGTTTAGATGAATTACCTCAATTTTTTAATGTATTAAAAGGAGATATGAGTGTAGTTGGTCCACGACCAGAGCGACCTTACTTTGTTGAACAATTTAAAGAGGATGTTCCGAAATATATGGTAAAGCATCAAATTAGACCAGGTATAACTGGGTGGGCTCAAGTATGTGGTTTACGAGGAGACACTTCAATTCCAGAACGTATAAAACATGATATATATTATATTGAAAATTGGACATTATTCTTTGATATCGAGATTATTTTTAAAACAATTATAAATGGATTCATTAATAAAAATGCCTACTAAATTTAAACATACAGAAAGAAGATGAATGATTTGGAACTAATTTTATTATCGGGTGGTTCGGGCAAAAGACTTTGGCCGCTATCAAATGATTCAAGATCGAAACAATTTTTGAAAGTTTTACCTGGAGATAAAGAGCTTGAATCAATGGTGCAACGAGTTTGGAAACAATTACAAAGCACACATCTAAGTAATTCAACAGTTATTGCGACAAGTAAATCTCAAGTGGACATGATTCAAAGCCAATTAGGGTATGAAGTACCTTTAATTATTGAACCAGAAAGACGAGATACATTTCCTGCTATTGCACTTGCAGCCACTTATTTATATTCAGTGAAAAATATAGATTTGAATGAGGTAGTAGCTGTCTTACCAGTAGATCCATATGTAGAAACAGGCTTTTTTGAAAAAATAAAGGATTTAGATTCAGCTTTAAGATCTGTAAATGCTGATTTAGCACTAATCGGTGCGTCACCTACATATCCATCTAGTAAATATGGCTATATAGTGCCTGCTCACTCTGGAAAAGAAGATATTGTAGAAGTAAAGAGTTTTAAAGAAAAACCTTCAGAGAGCGAGGCTGAACAATTAATTCAAGAAAATGCCTTATGGAATTGTGGTGTATTTGCATTTAAATTAGAGTATTTAATTTCACTTTTAAAAGAAAAGAATTTACCAATAGATTATCATGTTTTATTAGAACGATATAGTGAATTAGAGAAAATTAGTTTTGACTATGCAGTAGTAGAAAAAGCTAAAAACATCATTGCATTACCATATTATGGTACTTGGAAAGATCTTGGTACTTGGAATACATTAACTGAAGAAATGGGCAACAATGTGATTGGTAAAGGTATTTTATGTGATGAGTCAGTAAATACCCATTTAGTAAATGAATTAGATGTTCCTGTTACAGTGATTGGTTTAGATAACGCAATTGTTGCAGCAAGTCCAGACGGTATTTTAGTATCTGATAAACTTTCAAGTCCTAAAATAAAAGAAATATTAACAGGGTTTGAGCAACGACCAATGTATGAAGAACGACGTTGGGGATGGTATAAAGTTTTAGAACATACTAAGTTTGATGAAGGTAATGAAGTACTAACAAAAAGAATTTGTGTAAATGCAGGAAGTAATTTAAGCTATCAAAAGCATTATGCACGTAGTGAAGTTTGGACAATTATTAAAGGTGAAGGTTATTTTGCTTTAGAAGACAAAATTGTCAATGTAAAATCAGGCGATGTTTTAGTTATTCCAGTAGAATCGAAACATGGTATTAAAGCAGTAACAGAGTTAGAGTTTATTGAGGTGCAAACAGGCGATCAACTTATCGAAGAAGATATTGTTCGCATTTTTATGACATGGGAAGAAGTCGAAGAACATTGTAATGTAACTACGAATTCTAAATAAAAAACTTTATTTTTCTTACTTTAAGAATTAAAGCTTAAAGTAGTAGAGTATTACTGTTATAAACATTTTAAATAATATAAGCTTTCTACTGAATACTTTTTATCGAGAGTAAGTATCTAAGTAGAAAGCCTTTTATATTTTAATATAATTGAAATAATTTATGAGAGTTTGTTATGGAGGGATAGCTTGTGAAGAAAATACGCAAAGCAATTATTCCAGCAGCTGGATTAGGTACTCGATTTTTACCTGCCACAAAAGCAATGCCAAAAGAAATGTTACCAATTGTTGATAAACCAACAATTCAATATATTGTTGAGGAAGCAATTGCCTCTGGAATTGAAGATATTATTATTGTGACAGGAAAAAATAAACGTGCGATTGAAGACCATTTTGATAACGCTTGGGAGCTTGAAACGAACTTAATGGAAAATGGTAAATTGGACATGCTAAAAAAAGTACAAGCATCTGCTGATGTAGAGATTCATTATATTCGTCAAAAAGAGGCGCTCGGCTTAGGTCATGCAATTTGGTGTGCCCGTAAGTTTATTGGGGATGAACCGTTTGCTGTATTATTGGGTGATGATGTGGTGAAAAGCGATGAGCCATGTTTGAAGCAGCTTATGAATCAACATGAAAAAACTTTTTCAAGTGTTATTGGAGTACAGGAGGTTTCTGATGTAGATGTACATCGTTATGGTGTGATTGATCCTGTTAATACCACTGAACGTTTAATGCAAGTGACACAGTTTGTAGAAAAACCCGATTTAGAAGATGCTCCATCAAATTATGCAATTATTGGGCGTTATGTGTTAACACCTGAAATTTTTCGCTTTTTAAATGAGAAGAAAAAGGGGAAAAATGGAGAGATTCAATTAACAGATGCTATCGAATCATTGAACAATATTCAAAGAGTATTTGCTTATGCTTTTGAAGGACATCGTTATGATGTAGGGGAGCAATTAGGCTTTATTGAAACTACAATTGATTTTGCTTTAGAACGTGATGATTTACATGAGGGTGTAAAAGCATTAATTTTACAAAAGGCGAGAGAGTTAAGTGGTGAAATATTATGATTCTAGTTGTGGGCGGTGCAGGCTATATTGGTAGTCATTTTGTGAAAGAGTTGGTGAAATTTCAAGATGTTGTTGTGTTAGATAACCTTAGCACTGGGCACCGTTGGGCTGTTGATAACAGGGCTGTTTTCGTCGAGGGTGATTTAGGTAATACAACAACAATTCAGCGATTGTTTCATACTTATAAGATTGATGCTGTTTTACATTTTGCAGCATTTAGTCTAGTGGCTGAGTCAGTAGAAAACCCATTAATGTATTATGAAAATAATGTAGTTGCTACTTTGAATTTATTGAAGACAATGAAGAAAAATGGTATCGATAAGTTTATTTTTTCTTCAACTGCTGCAACATATGGTATACCAAAAGTTCCACTTATTGAGGAAAACACGCCAACGAACCCTATTAATCCTTATGGCCGTTCTAAGTTGATGGTTGAACAAATACTCGATGATTTTGCAAAAAGTTATGGTATGAAATATGTTGTTTTACGTTATTTTAATGCAGCTGGTGCGTATGAAACAGCTGAAATTGGTGAAAGTCACTCCCCAGAGACACATTTAATTCCGTTAATTTTAGGACATTTATTAGGACAACGGGATACAATTTCAGTTTTTGGTACGGATTATGATACACATGATGGGACTTGTATTCGAGATTATATTCATGTCACAGACTTAGCAAAAGCACATTTATTGGTCTTGGAAGGGTTATTGAATGGTAGAATTACGAAAACTACATATAATTTAGGTAATAGTCACGGTTATTCAGTAAAAGAAATTATTACTATATGTGAACAAGTGACTGGTAAAAAGGCTAAAATCAAATATATGGATAGACGTGCCGGTGATCCCGCAAAGCTTGTTGCAGATTCAAGGAGGATTTATGAAGAATTAGGATGGCAGGCACAGATAGATATAAAAGGTATTATTGAAAGTGCATGGGCGTGGCATCAAAGGCAACTCTGAAAATAGCTTTTCTAACAACTCTATGTAATACTGAGAATATCTTATTCACTGAAAGAAATGAGGGCTTTATTTGTGTAGTAAGGAGATTGTTAAAATAACATTACCCAATTGTTCGTTAGACGAGCAAACTATACTAACTTATAAAGGTCGTGTAAGGGAAATTCATTCTCATATACTACAACAAAATTCAACAGGATGGATTGACTTTCCTATACAAAACAATGAGAGTTTGTTAGATTCCATCAACTATATCGCAAGCGAAATTAAAGCTTGTGCGGATGTGCTGGTTGTGATCGGGGTTGGTGGTTCTTTTTTAGGGGCGCGTGCAATTCAAGAGGCATTGACACCATACTTTGGTTTAGCTAAGGGCGGCATTGAGGTTGTCTATGTAGGGCTGAATATGAGTGGTGCTTATATAAAAGAGGTACTTGCTTATTTAGACAGCAAGCAGGTGTATGTGAATGTGATTTCAAAGTCAGGTGGCACGATGGAGCCAGCGCTTGCTTTTCGTGTTATGCGTTTATATATGGAAGAGCGTTATGGTGACAAGGCGAAAGAGCGTATTATCGTGACAACGGATGCAGAAAAAGGTATTTTGAAAGGAATTGCTGATAAGGCTGGTTATCGTCAGTTCGTGATTCCTGATGATATTGGTGGACGTTATTCTGTATTAACGGCTGTTGGATTATTACCTGTTGCTGTTGCTGGAGTAGATATTATTGAATTAATGGATGGTGCTCGACATGCGGCAACAGAGCTGGCGCAATCTGATTTAGCGTTTAATGATGCTTATCAGTATGCAGTGATGCGCCATATTTTACATGAGCAAGGCTATTCAGTGGAGCTTTTGGCTTCATTTGAACCAGGCTTAAGTAAATTTCATGAATGGTGGAAGCAGCTTTTTGGCGAAAGTGAAGGGAAAGACCGCAAAGGGTTGTATCCTTCAACGGTCAGCTTTTCAACAGATTTACATGCTATTGGACAGTATATTCAAGATGGCCGTCGTATTATGTTTGAAACATTATTACATTTCCATGAGATTGAGGGAGATATGGCCGTTCCTTATGATGCGCGTGATGAGGATGGTCTTAACTATTTAACCAATCGTACATTTAATGAAATCAATGCTATATCAAAGCAAGGTACAGCACTTGCCCATGCAGAGGGCGATGTACCTGTTATTCAAATTGAATTGCCAAAGCTAGATGCCTATCATCTTGGCTATTTAATTTATTTCTTTATGAAGGCTTGTGCTATGAGTGCTTGTTTATTAGAAGTAAATCCTTTTGATCAGCCTGGTGTGGAGGCATATAAGCAAAAAATGCTGGAATTATTGAAGGTAGAAAAGGTGGTAAAAGAGTGAGCGTGCAACAATTATATAAACAATGGCTACAGCAACCATTGCCTGATTACTTAGCAACGGAATTAGCAGAGATTGCTTCTGATGAACAGGCTATTGAAGATCGATTCTATCAATATGTATCATTTGGGACAGGCGGTATGCGAGGTGTGCTAGGTGCTGGAATAAATCGTATGAATATCTATACGATCCGTCGCGTGGCAGAGGGGCTTGCTTGTTATATTATGTCTAATGGCGAAGAAGCTAAACAGCGAGGTGTGGTCATTGCTTATGATACACGCCATTTTTCCTATGAATTTGCCTGCGAAACTGCAAGTGTACTAGGCGCACATGGCATTCGCTCGTATGTATATACGGAAGCTAGACCAACGCCTCAATTATCATTTACTGTTCGACAATTAAATGCCTATGCAGGTGTTGTAATCACAGCAAGTCATAATCCAAAGCAATATAATGGCTTTAAGATATATGGTGAGGATGGTGCACAGCTTACACCACAATTTGCGAATGAAATTGTAGCTCATATGGCAGAAATTGATGATATTTTTGCAATTGAAGCGGCGACATTATCTAAGTTGGAGCAACAAGGAACTTTTACATGGCTTGCTAATGATTTAGACCGGGCTTATTTAACAGAGCTTTTAACATTAAAGAGTAACGATGCGATTGATTGTAATATAAAGCTTGTTTATACACCGTTGCATGGTGCGGGATTAGTACCTGTTTCTGAGGGCTTGCGAGCATTTGGCTTTCAACAAGTATATCTTGTAGAACAGCAGGCAGTACAGGATGGTGCTTTTCCAACTGTACCGTATCCAAATCCAGAGGAGTCAGAGGCATTTGAGCTAGCGATGAATCTTGGTGAACAGGTAGGCGCAGAGTTACTGCTAGCAACGGACCCTGATGCAGATCGGTTAGGTGTAGCTGTGAAAAATGGCGAGTATTATGAGCTTTTAACAGGGAATCAGCTGGGTGCATTACTGTTACACTATTTATTAGCTACAAAACAGCAGCAAGGAGCATTACCTCACAATGGCGTAATGCTGAAAACGATTGTGACCTCTGAGCTAGGTACACATATTGCCGAAGCATTTGGTGTTGCAACAGTCAATACATTAACGGGCTTTAAATATATTGCTGAAAAGGTTGCGGAATATGAGAAAACAGGAGATTTCACATATTTATTTGGCTATGAGGAGAGTTATGGCTATTTAATTGAAATATTTGTACGCGATAAGGATGCTGTTCAAGTGGCATTAAAGGTTGCTGAAATGGCTGCTTTCTATAAGACAAAGGGCTATACATTGCTAGAGCAACTAGAGAATTTGTATAAAGAATTTGGCTACTACAAAGAGGCACTACTTTCTCAGCAATTCGAGGGCAAAAATGGGCAAGTAAAAATGCAGGCAATATTACAGCGTTTGCGTGATAATATGCCGAGAGAGGTAGCTGGTCTAACTGTATCATGTGTAGAAGATTATTTAGCTAGAACAGCTACATTTGTAGATGGCACGGTAGAGCAGCTTACATTGCCGCAAGAAAATGTCTTAAAATTTATACTAGCAGATGATTCATGGATTGCCATTCGTCCATCTGGCACTGAGCCAAAATGTAAGTTTTATATTGGCGCTGTTGGAGAAACAGCTGAACAAACAGAGCAAAAGCTTGAGCAGTTAAAGCAGGCTGTAGTGGCGATGGTACAATTCTAAAAAATGCTTCTTACTTGTTAAATATGTTAATGGACCATTGGTTTATTTAAAAGAATATTTACTACTGCCATAAAGATACCTCATGAAACGTAACTGATGGTATCCTCGAATTTCAGTAAAAAAAGTAGCGTAAACTGTAGATATAGTGGACTAACCTAATTTTATAAGACAACATAAAACACCTTCGAATGGGGCATATTGGAAAATATGTACAAATTATTCGGAGGTGTTTTTGCATGGGCAAAAATGTATATTCATCGGAAGTTAAGTGGGCAGTAGTAAAAGAAAAATTAAGTGGTAAGTTAACAACGAAACAAATCATGGAGAAATATGATATTAAAAATAAATCACAGGTTGAGACATGGATGCGTTGGTATAAGAACAATGAGATTTATCGTTTTGATCAACCGATTGGTAAACAATATACTTACGGACATGGACCAGAAGGACAATCGGAAACAGATAAAATAAACCGTAAAATGATGCATTTAGAAATGGAGAACGAAATCTTAAAAAAGTTTATGGCAATCGCAAAGGAGTTGAACGTAAAGTAGTATTGCCAACTGTACAGAAGCTTAGTGAAAAGTATACGGTGACGATGATTCTGAAAGTGTTAAAGATTCCACGTTCTACGTATTATCGCTGGTTAAAAGAAGGAATTAAAGATAAATTAAGTGAAACTGAAATCATACTGATAGAATTATGTAGACGTACAAAATATCGAAATGGGCACAGGAAAATCAAGGCGTTATTGAAGAAGGAATATCATATAGAATTAAATCGAAATACGGTACAAAGCTTGATGCAAAAACATAATCTACAGTGTCGTATTAAACGCAAGCGGAGGTGGAAATCGCAAAGTGGACAAGAAGTAATTGTACCGAATATATTGGCTCGTAATTTTATCGCAGTAAGTCCGAATGAGAAATGGGTAACGGATATTACGTATATTCAATATGGTAGTACTACTCTTTATTTAGCAACTATATTAGACCTTTATAACAATGAAATTATAGCTTATAAGTTATATGACCACCAACAAACACCATTAGTAATGGACGTGTTGAAAGAGGCTTTAAAAGTACGAAATTATCCTAAAGGCGTCATTGTACATTCAGATCAAGGTAGTGTCTATACTTCTTATGCTTATCAAAACCTTATAAAAGAAAGAAATTTAGTAGGAAGTATGTCTCGACGAGGAAACTGTTGGGATAATGCGGTTATTGAGTCATTTCATTCAAACTTAAAAACAGAAGAATTCCAATATACTAAATTTAATTCACTAAATATCGAGGAGGTAAGAGAACGAATTGATGCATATATCAAATATTATAATGAGGAACGAATTCAAGAAAAATTAGGCTACTTAACGCCTATTGAATTTAGTCGTCAAGTAGCCTAAAACAAATAATTCGGTTAACAACAGTATGTTCGGTTAAAAGGAATCTTAAACATACATCGAA is part of the Lysinibacillus sp. FSL K6-0232 genome and harbors:
- a CDS encoding glycosyltransferase family 4 protein, coding for MSKVVIAENEGCFMKIYIDGQPLIGNKTGIGYYTQNLVESYLKTNLDVIIITNQILNRKRTDTLAENEVSHINNKLFPYKVLRKLMLPTLFYKYPIDANLNKEERGNAVYHATNFITLPTKYAKQVITIHDLAFMKFPEVVDESIYKYMMKWVPYSISRADQIIADSIHTKRDILAFFDIPEDKVNVVYLAADNRFQKRSIEDIHLVKSKYKLPEKYILYVGTLEPKKNLVTLIEVYYQLKKRYAIEEKLVIVGAKGWKFDSIFEKIQQLELQDNICFTGYIDDEDVPSIYSGASIFAFPSTYEGFGIPLLEAMQCEVPVVASNASCIPEVVGEAGLLFDPYDIDGWVEGMHNILTKEALRAELIHKGLQQASQFSWEKTAKETLAVYEKALKGD
- a CDS encoding glycosyltransferase family 4 protein — encoded protein: MVKEKIYINGRFLSQIVTGVQRYAIEVLQGLDQLIESNLIDRDKYQLIVLIPKNSKATLPLQHISFQTVGKLKGQLWEQLELPFFTFGSVLINLCNTAPMLKRNQIVTIHDASTSANRDNYSKSFALWYNILHQVLSKRTKKIITNSKFSQSELLKYYPFHPEGMTITYLGADHIVNVEEDSSILERYNLAERSYILAVSSVNPNKNFQSVINILDQLTGNKKVVIVGNMDTPIYNKVNLESKENIVLVGYISDGELKTLYQNAECFIFPSFYEGFGLPPLEAMYCGCPVVSSNTAAMPEVLGDAALYFNPFNSQEIAFQVNKLTENEQLRSLYIEKGYKKSVSYTWRNCSWELFKVIEEIVKNENSHRA
- a CDS encoding glycosyltransferase — its product is MKIAIVHDWLTGMGGAEKVIIELHKMFPDAPIYTSVVNYDNLEPIFREMDIRTTFIQKLPFSKKKYNRYLPLFPLAFEALDLHEYDVILSSTTSIGVKGVLRNSSSVHICYCNTPPRYAWDFYHEYLNSAGRLQKLLIPFFMHYLRMYDQQSSMRVDYFIANSTNVSDRIKRIYNRNSIVIHPPVNTDYYQLSTQSEEFYFIVSRLVSYKRIDLAIEACNQLNRKLVIIGNGEELNRLAKLAGPTVTLLGYQVDEIIRDYMQRCKAFIFPGYEDFGITPVEAMACGKPVIAFGKGGVLDTVSPNETGIFFEQQTVNSLVDAILKFESLSFDEKKIRMHAEFFSRENFKNKIKTYVDEKISLN
- a CDS encoding undecaprenyl-phosphate glucose phosphotransferase, which encodes MIRGRESLLTKLYIITDLLVIQSVFFLTWVLRFNFLGGVVTERVSFEDYFIWNLIFSVVYVIVGFFMSLYISKRRKNFTSEMIKIFQVNFFSMFIMLSLLFLFRTVDISRVFLFIYFLLNVSFIISYRFAVKKGLWRMRRSGYNKQFIVVIGAGALGKKFAKTVMERQEYGFEILGYLDDRKKSMNEKDVASRPILGKIEQLEEIINDKLVDEVVIALPLTVYNKYGKIIAICEKTGVRVSIIPDFYDILPANPNFEKFGDFPIVNVRDVPLDDYVNRYLKRLFDIVFALTAIIVTSPLLLFIAIGVKLTSKGPILFRQERVGLNRRTFNMYKFRSMRHVSEDISNTQWTVENDPRRTKFGTFIRKTSLDELPQFFNVLKGDMSVVGPRPERPYFVEQFKEDVPKYMVKHQIRPGITGWAQVCGLRGDTSIPERIKHDIYYIENWTLFFDIEIIFKTIINGFINKNAY
- a CDS encoding sugar phosphate nucleotidyltransferase, yielding MELILLSGGSGKRLWPLSNDSRSKQFLKVLPGDKELESMVQRVWKQLQSTHLSNSTVIATSKSQVDMIQSQLGYEVPLIIEPERRDTFPAIALAATYLYSVKNIDLNEVVAVLPVDPYVETGFFEKIKDLDSALRSVNADLALIGASPTYPSSKYGYIVPAHSGKEDIVEVKSFKEKPSESEAEQLIQENALWNCGVFAFKLEYLISLLKEKNLPIDYHVLLERYSELEKISFDYAVVEKAKNIIALPYYGTWKDLGTWNTLTEEMGNNVIGKGILCDESVNTHLVNELDVPVTVIGLDNAIVAASPDGILVSDKLSSPKIKEILTGFEQRPMYEERRWGWYKVLEHTKFDEGNEVLTKRICVNAGSNLSYQKHYARSEVWTIIKGEGYFALEDKIVNVKSGDVLVIPVESKHGIKAVTELEFIEVQTGDQLIEEDIVRIFMTWEEVEEHCNVTTNSK